The window TTGTGGTAACCGTTGAAGACGCCAATGCCCTTGACCAGCACTTCCCCGTCCTGGGCCACCCTGATGGTGGTTCCCGGCAGGGGAATCCCCACCGTGCCGATCCGGGACATGCTGGGCGTATTGACGGTGCAGGGCGCAGTGGTCTCCGTCAGCCCATAGCCCTCAAGAACCGGAACGCCAGCTCCATGGAAGAAATGGTTGTCCCGGAGGCTGAGGGGACTGGCGCCGGAAACCGTGTAGCCTACGTCGCCGCCGAACAGCTCCCTGACCTTGGGGTAGAGGAGCTTGTTGAACGTGGAATGTTTCATGCTCAGAAGCCAGCCCGGACCCGCGCCCTTGCCGCGGGCGGCGAGGGCCACCGCCGTCGAATATTGCACCGCGGTGGCCGAAGCTGCCGTGAAGAGGGCGGACTTACCGCTCATGGCCGCCTTGTGGTTGGCCCCGGCGTAGACCTTCTCGAAAATCCGGGGCACCGCGAGCAGGAAAGTGGGCTTGAAGGATCCCAGATCTGCCATCAGTCCACTGGCACCGGCACTGTGCCCCAGGGTGATGCCCGCAGTCAGGCAAACAACCTGGACCGCCCTGGCGAGGACGTGGGCCAAGGGCAGGAACATCAGCGTCCGCGCGCCTTGCTGCATCAGGAGCTCGGGGAGGAACGGGATGACGTTCCGCGCCACGAGGACAAAATTGCCGTGGGTGATTTCGCAACCCTTGGGCTTGCCGGTTGTTCCGGAGGTGTAGACGATTGAGGCGACGCTGGCCAGGTTCGCTGCGCTGCGCTGGCGCTCCAGTTCGTTGTCCATGACGCCGATCCCGACGGCGGAGACGCTGGTCAGGTTGGGTGCGTCGCCGTCGTGCTCCATCCGGATGATGGTCACGGGGTCCTCGCCCAGAACGGCAGAGTTCTCCACCAGCGCATGGACGAGATCAGCTTTGCCCGAGTCCTCCACAAAGATGCGTCGGGCTCCCGAATCGGCGAGGATCCATTCGATCTGGCTTGCCGACGACGTCTCATAAATGGGGACGGTGACCCCGCCGGCCATCCAGATGGCGAAGTCCACCAGCGTCCATTCAAAGCTTGAGCGAGACAAAACAGCCGCAGGATCACCAGGGTTGAGCCCACCTGCGATCAGGCCTTTGGCCAGGGCCGTGACATCGGCAAGGAACCTCGCCGCGGAGACGTTCAGCCAACCGTTCGCCGTCTGTTGCGCATAAAGGTTACCGAACGGATCTTTGTGGCAGCGTTCCAGGAGGAGATCCGTCACGTTGGTGTTCGGGTCCGCCTCGACCAGAAGTTCCGTGCTTGCTTCCCTCACTGTTTGACTCCTCCTAGATCCACGATGGCATCCACATTCTCATCCGCCACTCCTGGTAGCTGATGACCTCCGCAGTGAGCACCGGATAGAAGAACGCGGTTGCCAGCACGGCCAACACCAGGACGAGCGCCACTACGTAGAAGCCGGATCTTCGCCGCCAGACGGGGTCGCTGCTGCGTCCCAGGACCAACCCCAGCACATACGTCAGGCCCAGAACCAGGAACGGTTCGAAGGACACGGCGTAAAAGATGAACATGGTGCGTTCCGGGTACATGAACCACGGAAGGTATCCGGCCGCCACTCCCGCAAGGATGGCACCGGCACGCCAGTCGCGGCGGCCGGCCCACCAGAACAACAGGATCACCAGGGCGATGGTTCCGCCCCACCAGACCACCGGATTTCCCACCGGCAGGATGGCCGAGGAACACGTCTCGACCACGCAGCCGGGAGTGCCCTGTTTGGGGGTTTGGTAGAAGAACGAGGTAGGACGGCCCATGATGAGCCATGTCCAGGGGCTGGACTCATACGGATGATCTGAGCTGAGCCCCTGATGGAATTTGTACGCTTCAAGGTGGTAATGCGCCAGGGAGCGTACGGAGTTGGGCAGCCAATCCCAGCCCGGGGCAGGGTTGGTGGCAGCCCATTGCCGGTAATAGGCGTCCTTCGAAAGGAACCAGCCCGTCCACGTGGCCACGTAAGTGACGGCAGCGATCGGAATGATGGTCACAAACGCGGGCAGGCCGTCCTTGATGATGCCTGCGCTGAACCAGCTCCGGATGCCCGCAATGCGCCGGGCACTCAGGTCCCACAGCACAGTCATGATCCCGAACGCAGCCACGAAGAACAGTGCCGACCATTTGGTCCCCACAGCGAGGCCGAGGCAAACACCTGCAGCCAGACGCCACCACCGCATGCCCAGCCAGGGACCGGCCACCAGTTGGGTGGGTGTGGGGCGGCCTCCCGGCGAAGCAGCCGCCTGCGCGGCGAGGCGGGAAGCCAGACGACGGCGGCCGTCGTCGCGGTCCATGAGTAAGGCGCCGAAAGCGGCCAGAATCCACAGGGCCAGGAAGACGTCCAGCAGGGATGTCCGGGAGAGCACCAGGTGATGGCCGTCGATGGCCAGCAGGAGACCGGCAACAGCCCCGAGGGTGTGCGAGCGGAACAGCTTCAGTGCGATGAGCGAAACGAGGAAGACCGTCAGCGTGCCTGCCAAGGCTGCGCTGAACCGCCAGCCGAAGGGGTTGTCTCCGCCGAACAGCCACATTCCGAACGCAATCATCCATTTGCCCACCGGCGGATGGACAACGTATTCGGGAGTGTTGAGAAGTACATCCGGGTTGCCGGCGATGAAGGAGTCGTTGGCATTGGCCGGCCAGCTGCGTTCGTAGCCGCTCACCACATAGGAGTAGGCGTCCTTGACGTAGTAGGTTTCGTCGAAAACCAGGCTGTGCGGAGCATCAAGCCGGAAGAAGCGGAGGATGCCGCCCAGGATTGCCGTGAGGGTGGGGATCAGCCAGAACCACAAGCGCAAGGACGCCGGATAGTCCCGCCAGCTTTGGACAGTGCCAATCAGACGTTCCTTCAACGCCTGGGCAGTGTAGGCCTCTAACGGCCGTGCGATCCAACGGTGCCCTTCCAGACCGCGGCCTGGCAAAATCCGAGCGGCCAAACCGCCGTAGGGCAAGTCACGGCCAGGCAGGGGTTCCTTTGTACGGGCCCGCGAGGTGTCTGCGGGTTTCGGTGTGTCCGATTGCCCGCTGCCCTCCGCCACCGTGGTGTCTCCAGGTTCCGGGCTCGCTGGGGACGCTGCCGGGGATCCGGAAGCGGTGGCAGGAACGGGCGACTGGTTCACCCGCCCATGCTACCTTTCCATCCTTGTTGTATCCCTGAACCCCGCGGCTGCATCCTTGAAACCCCGCGCGGTATTAGGCTTGGCAGGTGGACGAACAACGCGGCACCCCTGACGAAGCTCCCTCCGACGACTACCTGGAAGAGGAAGCTTCTGCTCCAGAGGCAACCCCCGGCGTCGGCAGGATCGTTCTTGCGGCGACACCTATCGGCAACGTCGGCGACGCTTCCGCGCGTTTGATTGAACTCCTTGGCACCTCTGACATCGTGGCCGCGGAGGACACCCGGCGTCTGCACCGGCTGGTAACTGCCCTTGGCGTCGAAGTCACTGGACGCGTCATCAGCTATCACGAGCACAATGAGGTAGCCAAGACCGGTGAACTGCTGGACCACGTCCGCGCCGGCAAGACCATCTTGATGGTCAGCGACGCCGGAATGCCGGCAGTTTCGGACCCCGGTTTCCGCTTGGTGGAGGGTGCGGTTGCTGCCGGCCTGACAGTCACTGCGGTTCCCGGCCCCTCCGCGGTGCTCACGGCGCTGGCACTGTCCGGACTGCCTACGGACCGCTTCTGCTTTGAAGGATTCCTGCCGCGAAAGTCGGGGGATCGGAATTCACGCTTGGCAGACCTGGCCGGCGAACGCCGCACCATGGTCTTTTTCGAGGCCCCGCACAGGCTCGAAGTGATGTTGCGGGCGCTGCATGAGCGCTTCGGGGCCGAGCGCCGCGTGGCGGTCTGCCGTGAGTTGACCAAAACCTACGAAGAAGTCATCCGGGGCACCCTGCGTGAACTGCTGGAGTGGGCAGAGAACAATGAGGTCCGTGGAGAGATAGCGGTGGTAGTGGGCGGTGCACCCGAACAGGAACCCGGGAAGCCTGAAGACCACGTCGCGGCGGTCAATGAGCTCATTTCCCAAGGCATCCGATTGAAGGAGGCCGTGGCAGCAGTGGCCGAGGAGGCCCGAGTCAGTAAGCGCGAGCTCTACTCGGCGGTGCTCGCAGCGCGCTGACCCACGCTGTGCACTTGCACAAATAGGCGGCCATGAGGCAGTGCGTGAAGGCGTAGACACTGCTTCTCGCGGGGCAGTACCGTGGCAGTAATTCAAGCCACTTCCGGCAACGAACCCCAGTGGTGCAATTCTCCAATGCACCCAAGACGAAGGAGTCGCCATGACTGTCACGGTTGAACGCGAAAGCGAACTGCTGGCTTCCGTCCCTACCGGCCTGCTGATCAACGGTCAGTGGCGCCCGGCCGGTTCCGGAAAGACCTTTGATGTTGAGGACCCGGCAACGGGCAAGGTCCTCCTCAGCATCTCCGACGCCGGTGCTGAAGACGGCGCTGCCGCCCTCGACGCCGCTGCTGCCGCCCAGGCTGACTGGGCACGGACCGCACCGCGCGAACGCGGCGAGATCCTGCGCCGCGCTTTCGAGCTGGTCACCGAGCGCGCCGAAGACTTCGCCCTGCTGATGACCCTGGAAATGGGCAAGCCCCTCGCTGAAGCCCGCGGCGAGGTCACCTACGGTGCTGAGTTCCTGCGCTGGTTCTCCGAGGAAGCCGTCCGAGTGTCCGGCCGTTACTCCACAGCACCTGATGGCAAGAACCGCCTCCTGGTGCAGAAAAAGCCGGTGGGCCCCTGCTTGCTGATCACCCCGTGGAACTTCCCGCTGGCCATGGCCACCCGCAAGATCGCGCCCGCCGTCGCTGCCGGTTGCACCATGGTGCTCAAGCCCGCCAACCTGACCCCGCTCACCAGCCTTCTGTTCGCACAGGTCATGCAGGAAGCCGGCCTCCCCGCTGGTGTCCTGAACGTCATCCAGACCTCCACCGCCGGCGCTGTCACGGGCCCGCTGATCAAGGATGACCGTCTCCGCAAGATCTCCTTCACCGGCTCCACCCCGGTGGGCCAGGCCCTGATCCGTGAAGCCGCGGACAAGGTCCTGCGTACCTCCATGGAACTGGGCGGCAACGCCCCGTTTGTTGTCTTCGAGGACGCGGACCTGGACAAGGCTGTTGAAGGTGCCATCGCTGCGAAGATGCGCAACATGGGCGAGGCCTGCACTGCAGCGAACCGCTTCATTGTGCACGAGTCCGTGGCCGATTCCTTCGCGGAGAAGTTCGCCGCCAAGATCGGTTCCCTCACCACTGCCCGCGGCACTGAGCCCGAATCCAAGGTGGGCCCGCTGATCGACGGCAAGGCCCGCGATGGCGTTCACGCCCTGGTATCCGAAGCCGTAGCAGGAGGTGCCACTGCCGTCACCGGTGGTGCCGCCGTCGAGGGCCCCGGTTACTTCTACCAGCCCACCGTGCTGAAGAACGTTGCCGCCGATGCCCGCATCCTGCGGGAAGAAATCTTCGGACCGGTTGCGCCCATCATCACCTTCTCCACCGAAGATGACGCCGTCCGCCTGGCAAACAACACCGAGTACGGCCTGGTTGCCTACGTCTTCACCAAGGACCTCAACCGTGGCCTGCGCATCAGCGAAAGGATCGAGACCGGCATGCTCGGCCTGAACGCCGGTGTGATCTCCAACGCAGCAGCACCGTTCGGTGGCGTCAAGCAGTCCGGCCTGGGCCGTGAAGGCGGTTCCGAAGGCATCGAAGAGTACCTCTACACCCAGTACGTAGGTATCGCGGACCCGTACGCCGACTAGGCCTTACTGGATCCGGTTCGCCGCTCTCGCAACAAGAACGGCTGACAAACGCAGGGGCCCGGCCCCGGAACCACAAGTTCCGGCGTCGGGCCCTTTGCTGTCTGTACCTCAATCAGCGGTCCTGAACCTAGCGGCGCTGGGGGAGTAGCCCCTTGAGCCTGCGCCAGGACATCGCGACGGTCCGCCCTGTTGCCCTGCCGAACCTTCCGACCGCCCGGAACGGGGCGCCGAGCGCGTGGACCCAGCGGCGCATCATCGACGGCGGCAACCAGTCGGCGCGGAAGCGCACCAGCCAGCGGGCGTTGTTGCGCAACGACTCGCGGATGACAGCAACGCGGGTGGCAGCTGCCGGTGCCGGTGTCGCTGCACGGCCGTACCGCTGCCGTTCGAAGTCCGAGGTGAGCGACGCGACTGCCTCATGGGCGGCGTCGTCGAGTCCTCCAGTGACACCAAGCGCAGAACTGGAGCGCAACCGGGCGGAGAAATGCCGCGGCGTCTCGCTGGGTTTTGACGGCACGCCGTAATCGGTGGCGAGATCCTGCAACTCTGCCCACGCCAGTTCAGGGGCAGGATCCCTCGAGCCTGTGAGCTCGGGATCGTCCGGAGGTTTCTGGTTGAGCCGGCGTCGCCGGAGAACCGTCCTGCTCAGCCTCGGCGACCACAGGAATCCGGCAAGCACCAACACCCCGGCCGCGCCCGCGCCGATGGCCGGCCACGGGTTCACGGCGGCGGAACCTGCGGCGGGCGTATCCACGCCGGGGAGCGGGACAGCAGGAGCCGGGGCGGGGGCAGGAGTGGTCAGGACCTCTTTCTCATCCGCATTGGTGCTCAGGTTGCCGGGCACCGAACTCTCCGTGGCGTACTCGGGAACCACACCACGCGACGGCGTCGGTTCGAAGGGGACCCAGCCCAGGCCTTCGAAGTACAGCTCAGGCCAGGCGTGGGCATCCCGGGCGTCAACTTCGTACTCAGGGAAGGATCCCTGACCCACAAGGGCCACGGACTCGCCCGTGAGGCGGCCGGGCGCGTAACCGACAGCAATCCTGCTGGGGATGCCTTCAGCCCGCGCCATGACCGCCATGGCGGAGGAGAAGTGGACGCAATAGCCGCTTTTCACCGAGAGGAAGTCAGCCAGGACTGAGAGGCCATTGCCGTCATAACCGTTCTGGACGGGAGCCTGAAGGGAATAGGTGAACTCGCCTGAACGCAGGTACTTCTGGATGGCCAGAGCCTTCCCGTAGTTGCTGCCTGCGGACGCCGTGACAGTATCGGCCGTTTGCCGCACGATCTCCGGAAGGCTGCCCGGGATCCTCAGGAAGTCTTCTGAAATGCCCTCTGGAACTGCGCTGGCTTGGGACAAGGACTGTGCTGTGATCTTGGGAGCTGCAGAGAAGACCACATACCGTTGCGCGCGGGTGGTGGTCTCCGTGCTCATGATGCTCAAGGTGGCTGGATCCCAGGTCCATCGTCCATTGAGGCCGTTCACGGAGGCCGGAGCAAAAGGAGCTGGAAGATAAGGGCTGGTAAACAGGCCTGCGTTGACGGAAGTCACGGCGTTGACCACCTCGCCCTGCACCGCGTATCCGGTTTCGATCCTGTCCGCGCCCGCCCTTCGCCCGGCGGCTCGATCATCAGGGGCCCATGTTTCGCCGTCGAAGTTGTCAATGGTGACAGACCTTAGGTACAGGGGGCCGCTGGCACTTGTGGCATAAGTGATGCGCCCTGAACCGGTGGGACTGCGGAGGCTGTTGCCCAGGGTGATCATGGGATTGAGCCCATTGGAGGTTCCCCAAGGGCTCAGCCGCGAGCCCTGCGGAAAGGTGCCGGTCTCAAAACCGGGAATCACCAGCGGGACGGTCAGGGTCATAGCCAGCGCCAAGCCTCCAGTAACCACCGAGCGCCTAAACTGGCCGGCTCCGCGTCCCGAACCGGACTGCAGCCTGGCGTCAGGGGCGAACCAGTGGCTGCACCCGAGGATGAGCAGGAAGCCCACAGCCGCACCGATGAACCCGGCCACTCCCACGCTCTGGGGTTTGATGGTGGCCGGGACCACCATCACCGCCAGGAGACCAATGCCGCTGGCGGCCGGCATGGACAGGGGAACGGCAAGGGCATCGATCAAGATCACCAGGAGGCCCAGGCAGGCGCACATGACAAAGACGATCCCTGCGTTGGGTGCAACAGGCGCGCTCTCGGACACCACTGTTTCCGCAGCCCGCTTGATAAGGCGACCGACGGCGGTGAAGGTTCCGGTGGTGGGGATGAATCCCGCCAGGCTTTCCTGACGGCAGAAAGTGAAGCTAAGGACGCCGGCCAAGGAGGCAAAAGAGGCCAATGTGGCGAGCAGGGGCTGAGCACGGAGCGCCCGGAGGGCAGCAAGCGTCAGGGCAACCACCACCACTGTGGTGATTAGCGGCATGAACCAGCCCCAACCCCTGAGGACGCCATTCAGGGACAACGCAGCGCCAAGGACAGCCACGGCAATGGATCCCGCCATGGCCCATGGATAGGGTCCGGCTCCCGGGGTTTGCCTACGGGGTGACGGCCGCGGTGCTGACCCGCCGCCAGGTTGGGCCGGGGCGTTGGGGGAGCCGCGGTGGGAGGTGGTAGTCATCGCGGCACCGCTGCTCCACGACGGACATCCATGGCTGCATCGGCTGCCGCTACGATTCCGCCCTCGTCGAAGGCTGACCAGGCCGCAGCCAAATGAGTCTTTGAGGTGACAGCGGCCGCTCTCCACCCTGCCAAGCGAAGAATCTCCAATGCTTCGTCATTGTTCCGTGAAGCATCGGTCATCACCAGGGCGAAGGCATTGGCCCCGTACCCGGCCGCGGGAGCAAGCGCCCGTGCTTCCGCGAGCGTCAGATTGCCCACCAAGGCCAGCAGGGGGCCACGCAGGCGATGCGCTGAGAGTTTGTCCATCAGGCGGTCGTTGAAGGGAGAATCTGCAGTCTCTGATGCCGGAGCGGGGGAGCCTTCTTTCTTTTCTGAACCGGATTTATGGTCTGTGTGCTCGGTTCGGTGGTGTTCCGCCCTGATGTGCCTGGGGCCGCTCAGCTCCACGGCTGCCAGTGCCTCGGCGATTGCTTGAAGACCGCCCGCACCCGAGAACTCCTCAGCATCCGGGTCCGTGGCCGACCGCGAACGGTGGAACGCCGGTCCGCCGAATGAGTCAAGGAGCCGCAAGGAATAATTTCGTTCCGCCAAGTGTGCGGCGATCGACATCGCTGCCGTAACAGTCCACTCAAAGTTGGTACTGGTCACCAAATCCGAGTCTTCGTCGCGGCTGCCGAAGACGGACCCGTTTCCGGCGGCAAAGGCGGAGAACCTCTGGTCAAGGATGAGGGTGGCTTCCGGTGTGGTCACCGACTCTTCCTGACGTACCATGAGCTGGCCATGGCGGGCGGTAGCGGCCCAGTGAACGCGGCGCATGGGGTCACCGTGCCTGTACTCACGGGTCATGATGTCATCATCGCTGGGATTAGCCCTGATGCGGGTTGCGGTCACGCCATCGTTGCCGCGCGCACCGGCGAGGCCGGTGACGGGAAGTTCGACGGCGGCAGGCGTCACGGTGAGGATGTCGCCGTCGTCAATTGCATGCCTGCGCAACGATAAGCCGAACGGGTCACTGAACTCTGCCGTGACCGGACCAATCCTGAACTGTCCCCGCTTGCCCGAGCGAAGGTGATATTCGTAGCGGCTGGTGCCTCCGGACGCTGATCTGGCCGGAAAACGGAAAGCGGGAGGCTCCCCGAAACGAGGAGGCAATTGCTCCTCCATAATGACCTGCCCCGTGGCATACGAAGAACGGGCAACGGCCAGGCGAACAGTGGTGGTGCTCGACGTCTCCACCGTGGATGGATTGAACTCCCGGTACACCTGGAACTTGGGTTTAAGCACCCGGACGCCAGCAAGCGCAACCGAAGGAAGGAGGATCAGCAAAATGGCCAAGGAGAGCAGATCCCGCCTGCCCATGACGTAGGCGCACCCGAGCGCGAGAGCCCCGGCTGCCAGGAGCCCCCAGCCGCGGTTGGTGAATAAGTGCTTGGGAAGCCGATCCATGAGCGCCATTGGGGCATGTCTCCTAAACGCTGTTCCTGTCCCTGCGCCATGCGCCGGGCGGTTCCTGGGCAACGGGCAGGGAAGCGAAAATGCCCCGGAGAATGCTCTGCGGTGTATCGCCCGAACTCGCGGCCTTGCGGTCCAGAATGATCCGGTGGGCCAGCACCGACTCGGCAACGTCCACCACGTCATCCGGCAGGACAAAGTCCCGGCCATCCAATGCTGCCGTGGCCTTGGCCGCACGCAACAGTTGCAGCAAGGACCGTGGGCTTGCACCAAGGCGGAGGCGGGCGCTGTCCCGGGTGGCCCGTCCAATGGCCACCGTGTACTCCTTGATGGCTGTGGAGACGTAGACCTGCTGGACGGTGGCGATCATGGCAGCGACATCGGCGGCCGTCACTACAGGAGTCACCTTCACCAGCGGCGAGGACGCCTGATGGGTCTCCAACATCTCGATCTCGGCATCCTTGTCCGGGTAGCCCATGGAGATTCGCGCCATAAAACGGTCGCGCTGGGCTTCAGGCAGCGGATACGTGCCTTCCATCTCGATGGGATTCTGCGTGGCCACAACCATGAAGGGCAAACCCAGTTGGTACGAGTGACCGTCCACGGTCACCTGGTGCTCCTCCATGCATTCAAGGAGCGCCGACTGGGTTTTGGCCGAAGCGCGGTTGATTTCGTCGCCGATGACGATGTTCGCGAACACGGCGCCGGGGCGGAACTCGAATTGCCGGGAAGACTGGTTGTAGATGGACACGCCAGTGACATCGGAGGGCAGCAGGTCCGGGGTGAACTGGATTCGGGATACCGTGCAGTCCACACTGCGCGCCAGCGTCTTTGCCAACAGCGTTTTGCCCACACCCGGGACGTCCTCCAAGAGAAGGTGGCCTTGGGCCAGAAGGACCGTCAGAGCGAGCTTTGCAGCATCGGCTTTTCCGTCAATGACCTGATTGATGGAACCCAGGATGCGCTCGCTGGCATCATGGAACCGCTCCGCGTCCATGACGTGCGGCCTATGCCCGTTGAGTCCCGCGCCATCCCGTGGCAGGGGGCTGTACGCCTCGCCCTGGACAGGAGAGGGTTCAACGGTGACTTGTCGCTTGGACTCCATGAATCGCCCTTCAGCCGTGGCCTAGGCAACAGCAATCTTTACTTAACGCTGTTGGTGGTGGCCGCTTGTCCGTTCCAGACTACCCAGACATTGGCTGCCGCTGACATAGCGCTCCCGAATTTATGTGCCAAGTGGAATTTAAGGTGCACTCCTTCTTCGTTGCCCAAGGAGGACCGCAGTCCGATTAAGGTGGAAGCATGTGCAATTCCCTCGCCCCCGCGCCCTACAGGGCGCCATCCGCTGCGACAGAAGAAAAAGAGTCCCGTCGGGAATACCCGCCAGCGCCGGAGCCCCTACCCGTAGCGGTCATGGACAACCACACACACCTGGACTTCAGGCACGGCCTGATCGAGGTCTCGGTCCGGGATGCGATGGACTCTGCGGAAGCGGTGGGCGTGCAGGGAGCCGTGCAGGTGGGCTGCGATCTCGAATCGTCCCGATTCACAGTGCAGGCCGTGGAAGCAGATCCCCGGCTGCTCGGCGCTGTGGCCATCCACCCCAACGATGCCCCCGAATACGCGGCCCGTGGCGAGCTGGAATCGGCGCTCGCCGAGATCGAGGAGTTGGCCGGTCATCCGCGGATCCGGGCCATCGGTGAGACGGGGCTGGACTTCTTCCGGACCCACGGTGAGGGACTGACACATCAGCGTTACTCGTTCCGCCGCCACATTGACATTGCCAAGCGGCTGGGACTGACGCTCCAGATTCACGACCGCGACGCCCACGACGACGTCGTTCAGGTTCTGCGGGAGGAAGGTGCGCCAGAAAGGGTGGTTTTCCACTGCTTCTCCGGAGATGAAGAACTCGCCCGCATCTGTAACCAGAACGGCTGGTACATGTCGTTCGCCGGGACCATGACGTTCAAGAACGCAGGCAATCTCCGTGCCGCCCTGGCCATCGCCGAGCCAAGCAGGATTCTGGTGGAAACCGATTCACCCTTCCTCACACCGCATCCCCATCGCGGTCGGCCGAATGCCAGCTACATGGTTCCCTACACAGTCAGGTCCATGGCGGACGTGACAGGAGATGACTTGTCCGAACTTTGTTCGCGACTGGCCGAAAACACCCTGGATGCCTACGGATCCTGGGGCTAAACGGGCTCTTTCGACTCCGCGGTCAATGCTCTGACTGGATACCCGGTATGCACGTTACTTGGTTCGTTTATAACGGATCGGTTACTGTGTTAAACAAGTAGCCGGGGTCGGGGAAGGCCTTCGGACAACTGCTCCGGTTCATTCCGGTGCAATCAGTTCAGTGATTTTGGCGGCGCAGATGCCGGCAGCAAGAGTGGGACCAGGCGTAATGCCTGGCCCTCCGTTTTTGCGGTCGGCATTACTTTTGCGCTTTTCCCCGTGCCCGGATGGTCTGAGAGTAATGGGCGATCGTGATCAAGTTCTTCACAACGGATGGCAAGTTCAGCTTCCTCAAAGTAGGTACCCAGTTGCTGGTAGTTGCAGCGCTGGTGGTTGGTGTTGTGGCATTTGTGGGCAACAACAAGACCGTCACCCTCAACGTGGACGGCAAAGTGAGCTCCATCCAGACCTTTGGCGGCACTGTGGACCAAGTGGTCAAGGCAGCCAAGGTCGAGTTGAAGGACGCGGACCGCGTGTCACCGGCCCTCGACGCGAA is drawn from Arthrobacter sp. 31Y and contains these coding sequences:
- a CDS encoding DUF58 domain-containing protein, producing the protein MALMDRLPKHLFTNRGWGLLAAGALALGCAYVMGRRDLLSLAILLILLPSVALAGVRVLKPKFQVYREFNPSTVETSSTTTVRLAVARSSYATGQVIMEEQLPPRFGEPPAFRFPARSASGGTSRYEYHLRSGKRGQFRIGPVTAEFSDPFGLSLRRHAIDDGDILTVTPAAVELPVTGLAGARGNDGVTATRIRANPSDDDIMTREYRHGDPMRRVHWAATARHGQLMVRQEESVTTPEATLILDQRFSAFAAGNGSVFGSRDEDSDLVTSTNFEWTVTAAMSIAAHLAERNYSLRLLDSFGGPAFHRSRSATDPDAEEFSGAGGLQAIAEALAAVELSGPRHIRAEHHRTEHTDHKSGSEKKEGSPAPASETADSPFNDRLMDKLSAHRLRGPLLALVGNLTLAEARALAPAAGYGANAFALVMTDASRNNDEALEILRLAGWRAAAVTSKTHLAAAWSAFDEGGIVAAADAAMDVRRGAAVPR
- a CDS encoding AAA family ATPase; protein product: MESKRQVTVEPSPVQGEAYSPLPRDGAGLNGHRPHVMDAERFHDASERILGSINQVIDGKADAAKLALTVLLAQGHLLLEDVPGVGKTLLAKTLARSVDCTVSRIQFTPDLLPSDVTGVSIYNQSSRQFEFRPGAVFANIVIGDEINRASAKTQSALLECMEEHQVTVDGHSYQLGLPFMVVATQNPIEMEGTYPLPEAQRDRFMARISMGYPDKDAEIEMLETHQASSPLVKVTPVVTAADVAAMIATVQQVYVSTAIKEYTVAIGRATRDSARLRLGASPRSLLQLLRAAKATAALDGRDFVLPDDVVDVAESVLAHRIILDRKAASSGDTPQSILRGIFASLPVAQEPPGAWRRDRNSV
- a CDS encoding TatD family hydrolase, which translates into the protein MCNSLAPAPYRAPSAATEEKESRREYPPAPEPLPVAVMDNHTHLDFRHGLIEVSVRDAMDSAEAVGVQGAVQVGCDLESSRFTVQAVEADPRLLGAVAIHPNDAPEYAARGELESALAEIEELAGHPRIRAIGETGLDFFRTHGEGLTHQRYSFRRHIDIAKRLGLTLQIHDRDAHDDVVQVLREEGAPERVVFHCFSGDEELARICNQNGWYMSFAGTMTFKNAGNLRAALAIAEPSRILVETDSPFLTPHPHRGRPNASYMVPYTVRSMADVTGDDLSELCSRLAENTLDAYGSWG